A single region of the Salicibibacter cibi genome encodes:
- a CDS encoding FAD-binding oxidoreductase — MKQEWIEVLQEKMDHHLVSARSDLETYRFDASFGEFFPEAVVYVTNTEMVRQVLKIANEYKVPVTPRGQGTGLSGGDLPIHGGIILDMSQWPASVEVFPEDLVARVSPGTLTSEIHAEAEKHGLMYPPDPSSSNISTIGGNLAENAGGPRGLKYGVTKDYVLGLEVVTPEGDVMHTGGRTIKNVTGLDVTKLLVGSEGILSIITSATLKLIPKPATKQTVMAAFPTMETAGEAVSTTLTSGILPAKMEFIDQACARAVEEYEPLGLPTDIEAIVLVEVDGHPTAVQEESDTVMKIMKELGGTSVSMPRTKEEALNMWKARMLVSPAIATIKPTRASEDATVPRSQIPAMMAHLADIREKYQLSLVVFGHLGDGNLHPNILCDKRDKEELERVEKAVGEIFHFALELGGTLSGEHGIGTMKSPFLEDELGLVGVDMMKRIKQSWDPNNIMNPGKIFPDKGQRLILSREVEG; from the coding sequence ATGAAACAAGAATGGATAGAAGTTTTACAGGAAAAAATGGATCATCACTTGGTGAGCGCTCGTTCTGATCTCGAGACCTATCGTTTCGATGCTTCCTTCGGTGAGTTTTTTCCGGAAGCCGTCGTCTATGTCACCAATACCGAAATGGTCAGGCAAGTGTTGAAGATTGCAAACGAATACAAAGTTCCGGTGACACCGAGAGGCCAAGGCACAGGATTGAGCGGTGGTGACCTCCCGATCCATGGAGGAATAATCCTCGATATGAGTCAATGGCCGGCTTCGGTAGAAGTTTTCCCCGAGGACTTAGTCGCGCGTGTATCCCCAGGGACTCTGACCTCCGAGATTCACGCTGAAGCAGAAAAACACGGGCTGATGTATCCCCCAGACCCGAGCAGTTCCAACATCTCTACCATTGGCGGGAACTTGGCGGAAAATGCCGGAGGCCCCCGCGGCTTGAAGTATGGCGTCACCAAAGATTATGTACTAGGCCTTGAAGTTGTAACCCCGGAAGGCGACGTCATGCACACCGGCGGGCGCACAATAAAGAACGTCACAGGTCTGGATGTTACAAAGCTCCTTGTCGGTTCTGAAGGCATTCTCAGCATTATTACAAGTGCTACGTTAAAGCTTATTCCAAAGCCTGCCACTAAACAAACGGTGATGGCTGCCTTTCCGACGATGGAAACGGCCGGAGAAGCAGTCTCGACAACGTTAACCTCCGGGATTCTCCCGGCGAAAATGGAATTTATTGATCAGGCTTGCGCACGTGCCGTTGAAGAATACGAACCTCTAGGCCTGCCCACGGACATTGAAGCGATTGTTCTGGTCGAAGTCGACGGACATCCTACAGCTGTCCAAGAAGAATCAGATACCGTAATGAAAATCATGAAAGAGCTCGGCGGAACATCCGTTTCTATGCCCCGGACGAAAGAAGAAGCCTTGAACATGTGGAAAGCCAGGATGTTGGTCTCCCCCGCCATTGCAACCATCAAACCAACGCGGGCGTCCGAAGATGCCACAGTTCCACGCAGCCAAATCCCCGCGATGATGGCTCACTTGGCTGATATCCGCGAAAAATACCAGCTCTCGCTTGTTGTATTCGGTCATTTGGGTGATGGCAACCTCCACCCGAATATTTTATGTGATAAACGAGACAAAGAAGAACTCGAGCGGGTTGAAAAGGCCGTTGGGGAAATATTTCATTTTGCATTGGAACTGGGCGGAACGCTTTCCGGAGAACATGGAATCGGGACGATGAAGTCCCCTTTTCTAGAGGATGAGTTAGGCCTCGTTGGCGTGGACATGATGAAACGGATTAAACAAAGCTGGGACCCAAACAACATTATGAATCCGGGGAAGATATTCCCGGATAAAGGGCAGCGGTTGATATTGAGTCGGGAGGTGGAGGGGTAA
- a CDS encoding Na(+)/H(+) antiporter subunit F1, with protein MFETVLLIGLVIFSFSLLLCVWRALKGPTLWDRVVALDSFGLNLIGFIGILMIRQSTSAYAEVVLVLGILAFVGSVSLAKFLERGVVIDRDSH; from the coding sequence GTGTTTGAAACAGTGTTGTTAATCGGATTAGTCATCTTCTCTTTTTCTTTGTTGCTTTGTGTGTGGCGAGCGCTAAAAGGGCCGACATTGTGGGATCGCGTTGTCGCCCTTGACTCCTTTGGCTTGAACTTGATTGGTTTTATCGGCATTCTTATGATTCGGCAATCAACGAGCGCTTACGCTGAGGTTGTATTGGTATTAGGAATTTTGGCCTTTGTCGGTTCGGTATCATTGGCGAAGTTTTTAGAAAGGGGTGTCGTCATTGATCGAGATTCTCATTAG
- a CDS encoding Na+/H+ antiporter subunit A — protein sequence MSLLHWAILIPFLVAIIVPILYKYIRPVHTGWFVLLVPSVLFISFLPYITPIANGDAFMASVPWVPSLGIQFSAYVDGWSLLFALLITGIGALVVLYSIYYLDKKTEALNNFYVYLLLFMGAMLGVVLSDNLIVLYVFWELTSLSSTLLISYWYYRDASINGAVKSLNITVFGGFAMLAGFSLLYVITGTFSIQEMIGQAGTIIDHPLFLPTMILILLGAFTKSAQFPFHIWLPDAMEAPTPVSAYLHSATMVKAGIYLVARFTPLFGGAPEWFWIIAGGGLLTLLWGSFSALRQKDLKGLLAYSTISQLGMVMCLLGLGSAALYFDDANELYTLAIMAAVFHLFNHASFKGSLFMTAGIIDHETGTRDIRSLGGLMLVMPATATISLIGAASMAGLPPFNGFLSKEYFFDAITNAAEYGIFNMETAGMLFPVIGWLASVFTFVYCCIFFFKTFAGRFKADRFPKKVHEAPVGMLISPAILAFVVVTVGLFPNLLSQSIIEPSMGSILNGLPMDNEAFSVNIEHWHGFSLELWMTIGVVAFGSLIYAGMGRWSKWSIYNKDVDPFTPVYDRTISGTIKGSQMITNIQMTGRLRDYFAFIAVFFVIITGWTMFRFDALTLDLGSMSEVTVYEGLLIGLLLVSVLSLPFIQKRIAAVVVLGFVGFFIALLFVNFRAPDLALTQLLIETVLVVLFMLAFYHLPELRRETSKLTFKWTNAIISFSVGLLITVVAFSAFSFGQGNDFDPISDYFIENSADQAGGYNMVNVVLVDFRGLDTILELLVLSIAALAVIALVRLKMKEGDDV from the coding sequence ATGAGCTTGCTGCACTGGGCGATCCTCATCCCCTTCCTAGTTGCAATCATCGTGCCCATACTCTATAAATACATACGCCCTGTCCATACCGGATGGTTTGTGTTGCTCGTACCGTCCGTTTTGTTTATTTCTTTTTTACCATATATAACCCCGATCGCGAACGGGGATGCGTTTATGGCATCCGTTCCCTGGGTTCCGTCATTAGGCATCCAATTTTCAGCCTATGTCGATGGTTGGAGTTTATTGTTTGCGCTCTTAATCACAGGGATTGGCGCGCTTGTAGTTCTTTATTCCATTTATTACTTGGATAAAAAAACGGAAGCACTGAACAATTTTTATGTCTATTTGCTGCTTTTTATGGGGGCGATGCTCGGGGTTGTCCTTTCCGATAACCTGATCGTGCTCTATGTATTTTGGGAATTAACGAGCCTGTCCTCAACGCTTTTGATCAGCTATTGGTATTATCGAGACGCTTCGATCAATGGCGCCGTCAAATCATTAAATATTACTGTGTTCGGCGGTTTTGCCATGCTCGCCGGCTTTTCTTTGCTATACGTTATCACAGGGACCTTCAGTATCCAGGAAATGATCGGACAAGCAGGCACCATCATCGATCACCCATTGTTTTTGCCGACCATGATCCTAATCTTGTTGGGGGCATTTACGAAATCGGCGCAATTTCCGTTTCACATTTGGCTCCCCGACGCAATGGAGGCACCTACACCGGTTAGTGCCTATTTGCACTCCGCCACAATGGTTAAAGCAGGGATTTATCTTGTTGCCCGCTTCACGCCGTTGTTCGGAGGTGCTCCGGAATGGTTTTGGATCATTGCCGGCGGCGGTTTGCTTACATTGCTATGGGGATCATTTTCCGCCCTTCGCCAAAAAGATCTTAAAGGATTGCTCGCCTACTCTACCATCAGCCAACTGGGGATGGTTATGTGTTTGCTCGGGCTAGGTTCCGCCGCTTTGTATTTCGATGACGCGAATGAATTGTACACACTTGCAATCATGGCGGCCGTCTTTCACCTTTTTAACCATGCGAGCTTTAAAGGCAGCCTGTTTATGACCGCCGGAATCATCGATCATGAAACAGGCACCCGGGATATTCGTTCGCTGGGAGGATTAATGTTGGTGATGCCCGCAACCGCCACGATTTCTTTAATCGGAGCGGCATCCATGGCTGGGCTGCCTCCCTTTAACGGTTTTCTCAGTAAAGAGTATTTTTTCGACGCGATTACGAACGCCGCCGAATATGGGATCTTCAATATGGAGACCGCCGGGATGCTTTTTCCGGTGATCGGTTGGCTTGCGAGTGTGTTTACGTTCGTCTATTGTTGCATCTTTTTCTTTAAAACGTTTGCCGGACGTTTCAAGGCGGATCGCTTTCCGAAAAAAGTGCACGAAGCACCTGTCGGGATGCTAATCAGCCCGGCGATTCTCGCTTTCGTCGTTGTTACGGTCGGCTTATTTCCGAATCTCTTGTCCCAATCCATCATTGAACCGTCGATGGGCTCGATATTAAACGGATTGCCGATGGATAACGAGGCTTTTTCCGTGAACATTGAACACTGGCACGGGTTTAGTCTCGAACTGTGGATGACCATTGGCGTTGTCGCCTTCGGAAGCTTGATCTATGCGGGGATGGGAAGATGGAGCAAATGGTCGATTTATAACAAAGACGTCGATCCGTTTACACCTGTCTATGACAGGACCATTTCAGGAACGATTAAAGGATCGCAAATGATCACAAACATCCAAATGACAGGCAGATTGCGTGATTATTTCGCTTTCATCGCTGTTTTTTTCGTGATTATTACAGGGTGGACGATGTTCCGTTTTGACGCCCTTACATTGGATCTCGGCAGTATGAGCGAAGTGACGGTCTACGAAGGATTACTCATCGGACTGTTGCTCGTCTCGGTCCTATCGCTTCCCTTTATTCAAAAGCGGATCGCGGCTGTCGTCGTCCTCGGGTTCGTCGGATTTTTTATCGCACTCTTATTCGTGAACTTCAGGGCGCCGGACCTTGCCCTTACCCAACTGCTGATTGAGACGGTCCTTGTTGTCCTTTTCATGCTCGCCTTTTACCATTTGCCCGAACTGCGGAGAGAAACGTCAAAGCTGACGTTCAAATGGACAAACGCCATCATCTCTTTCAGCGTTGGACTGCTCATTACGGTTGTGGCCTTTAGTGCATTTTCCTTTGGGCAGGGGAACGATTTTGATCCGATTTCCGATTACTTCATCGAAAATTCGGCGGATCAGGCCGGCGGTTACAATATGGTTAATGTCGTTCTAGTCGATTTTCGTGGGTTAGACACGATATTGGAACTGCTTGTCTTGTCAATTGCTGCTCTTGCCGTGATTGCGCTCGTCCGATTAAAAATGAAGGAGGGGGATGACGTATGA
- the mnhG gene encoding monovalent cation/H(+) antiporter subunit G, producing MIEILISLFVLSGSLLSLIGSIGIIRLPDVYTRMHAATKSATLGVVLLILGTFTYFLAEGIFSLQLLITIVFVFLTAPVAAMIISRSAHRNGVELWSHTKHDELMESYPKHLEPERNTEKSDNP from the coding sequence TTGATCGAGATTCTCATTAGCCTATTTGTTCTCAGCGGCAGTTTATTGAGCTTGATCGGATCCATCGGAATCATCCGTCTGCCTGACGTCTACACCCGCATGCACGCGGCGACCAAAAGCGCTACACTTGGTGTCGTTTTGCTGATTTTAGGGACCTTTACGTATTTTTTGGCCGAGGGAATCTTTAGCCTGCAGCTCTTGATCACCATCGTCTTTGTGTTCCTCACCGCACCGGTGGCCGCAATGATTATTTCTCGATCCGCCCACCGAAATGGCGTTGAATTATGGAGTCATACAAAACATGACGAATTAATGGAAAGTTACCCGAAACATCTCGAACCTGAACGCAATACCGAGAAATCTGACAATCCATGA
- a CDS encoding Na+/H+ antiporter subunit D, protein MNSLLLVPIILPAIIGAILVFFAKYQRVQRVISAIAMITILIASIWLAIAVYNEGIMTMNTGDWPVPYGIPLVADMFATVMLLLSAIVGVCCLFFAFKTIHPDREKFYFFPFYFFLLTGVNGSFLTGDLFNLFVFFEVMLIASYILIVHGGSGFQLRESFKYVTINVFSSMFFLAGVAYLYAATGTLNIADLGVRVAELDQEGILNVVAVVLLFVFAMKGALFPLYFWLPDSYTGPPAAIAALFGGLLTKVGIYAIIRIFTVVFNHDPSFTHNLILFIAGATMFFGVLGAVAQYNFKRILSYHIISQVGYMVMGLGIFTPLALAGAIYYIVHHIIVKTALFLFAGVSEKITGTNDLKEMGGLLKTHPTFSWMFFITAISLAGIPPLSGFFSKFPLILSGMQEGHYFVTAVALLVGLLTLFSMIKIFSFAFWGRQKHTQAQAKIKTGSLLLSTAPLVALTIILGLMAEPIFSYSLEIAEELLEPSVYIESVLEE, encoded by the coding sequence ATGAATAGTCTTTTACTCGTACCAATTATCTTACCGGCCATCATAGGCGCTATTCTTGTCTTTTTTGCCAAGTACCAGAGAGTGCAGCGGGTGATTAGCGCGATCGCAATGATCACCATTCTCATCGCTTCGATATGGCTTGCCATCGCTGTCTACAATGAAGGGATTATGACTATGAACACGGGCGATTGGCCCGTCCCTTACGGCATTCCGCTCGTCGCGGACATGTTCGCGACCGTGATGCTGCTCTTGTCAGCGATTGTAGGCGTTTGCTGTTTATTCTTTGCTTTTAAAACGATTCACCCGGACCGGGAAAAATTTTATTTTTTCCCTTTCTACTTTTTTTTGCTGACAGGGGTGAACGGATCTTTCCTTACCGGAGATTTGTTCAACTTATTCGTTTTCTTTGAAGTCATGTTAATCGCCTCTTACATTTTGATCGTCCACGGCGGAAGCGGGTTTCAACTTAGAGAATCTTTTAAATACGTGACGATTAATGTTTTCAGTTCCATGTTCTTTTTGGCCGGGGTTGCTTATCTTTACGCAGCAACCGGCACATTAAACATTGCCGACTTGGGTGTGAGGGTGGCTGAACTGGATCAAGAAGGCATACTCAATGTCGTAGCGGTCGTCCTTCTTTTCGTTTTTGCTATGAAAGGGGCTCTGTTTCCGTTGTACTTTTGGCTGCCGGATTCCTATACAGGACCTCCGGCGGCAATTGCAGCTCTGTTCGGCGGTTTGCTGACAAAAGTAGGTATTTACGCGATCATTCGTATTTTCACGGTTGTTTTTAACCATGATCCTTCTTTTACCCATAATCTTATTTTGTTCATTGCCGGTGCGACGATGTTTTTTGGCGTTTTAGGAGCGGTTGCCCAATACAATTTCAAACGCATCCTTTCCTATCACATTATCAGCCAGGTTGGATACATGGTAATGGGACTTGGGATTTTCACGCCGCTAGCACTCGCCGGAGCCATTTATTACATCGTTCACCATATTATTGTAAAAACCGCTTTATTCTTATTTGCGGGGGTTTCGGAAAAAATCACCGGCACGAATGATCTGAAAGAGATGGGCGGGCTTTTGAAGACGCATCCGACATTTTCCTGGATGTTTTTCATTACGGCCATTTCGCTGGCAGGAATCCCGCCCCTCTCCGGATTTTTCAGCAAGTTTCCATTGATTTTATCCGGGATGCAAGAAGGGCACTACTTTGTCACGGCTGTTGCCTTGCTCGTTGGCTTATTAACCTTGTTTTCCATGATCAAAATTTTTTCATTTGCTTTTTGGGGAAGACAAAAACATACACAAGCCCAAGCGAAAATCAAAACCGGGAGCTTACTTCTGTCAACTGCTCCTCTCGTGGCACTTACCATTATATTAGGACTCATGGCCGAGCCCATTTTTAGCTATTCCCTCGAGATTGCTGAAGAACTTCTGGAACCTTCTGTTTACATTGAATCTGTGCTGGAGGAGTAA
- a CDS encoding sporulation histidine kinase inhibitor Sda — protein sequence MIGSLYNFQQTGTILIATSFWDESPRRWIRYFGGLAMRNLSDEMLIEAYERALKLNLNDDFIAIIQSEMERRALTVTQSLG from the coding sequence ATGATAGGATCATTATACAACTTCCAACAGACGGGAACAATTTTAATAGCAACATCGTTTTGGGATGAATCACCAAGGAGGTGGATCCGCTACTTTGGCGGGCTGGCTATGCGGAACCTTTCTGATGAAATGCTAATAGAAGCGTATGAAAGAGCTTTAAAGCTAAATTTGAATGATGATTTCATTGCCATCATTCAATCGGAAATGGAACGACGAGCCCTCACGGTGACGCAGTCACTGGGGTGA
- a CDS encoding Na(+)/H(+) antiporter subunit B translates to MMKWKTNNLLFIHVTRVASFFILSFSIYLFFAGHNDPGGGFIGGLMTATSVLLLYLTFDKRKIDEMLPINYVNFIPTGLLVGFGAGFIGMAFGFPYLTQFFDYFSFPLIGEVELATAVIFDLGIYLGVAAVALTIILTIAEEEE, encoded by the coding sequence ATGATGAAGTGGAAAACAAACAATCTGTTATTTATTCACGTCACACGTGTTGCTTCATTCTTCATCCTATCCTTCTCCATCTATCTGTTTTTTGCCGGACATAACGACCCAGGAGGCGGTTTCATCGGGGGACTTATGACAGCCACATCGGTGCTTTTGCTTTATCTAACGTTTGATAAACGAAAAATCGATGAAATGCTCCCGATCAATTACGTAAACTTTATCCCAACCGGGCTTCTTGTTGGATTCGGAGCCGGATTTATCGGAATGGCCTTTGGATTTCCATATCTCACCCAGTTTTTTGATTATTTTTCCTTTCCTTTGATTGGTGAAGTGGAACTGGCGACGGCGGTTATATTTGATCTCGGTATCTACTTGGGTGTAGCCGCTGTCGCACTTACCATCATATTAACGATCGCGGAGGAGGAAGAATAA
- the yqeH gene encoding ribosome biogenesis GTPase YqeH, translated as MSENTIICSGCGVPVQTSEPSQMGYAPPAALDRDVIVCQRCFRLKHYNEIPDVPLQADDFHRMLKTIGQTDALLVMLVDLFDVEGSWLLERNALRTNPLLLVGNKRDLLPQSVNERKLKTWLKKDALQRGWTPADVLLMNAYKGEDVTEVAARMDELRQGKDVYIIGSTNVGKSTFINQIIKRFEGDDEQLITTSTFPGTTLAFIDLPLDDGRKLFDTPGVINPKQMLARLPQREMASLQPKKEIKPIVHQLQSEQTLFFGGLARMDFIKGEDNHFVCYFPPAFKPHRTKLSAADALYEKHAGEDLLSPPEKQSLTEIPPFKRQSFHIQQEKTDIVIPGLGWVTVGNAGAFIDVYVPEHVEVIIREAII; from the coding sequence ATGAGTGAAAACACGATTATTTGTTCCGGCTGCGGTGTCCCCGTCCAAACCTCAGAACCCTCCCAGATGGGCTATGCTCCTCCGGCTGCGCTTGACCGCGATGTGATTGTTTGCCAGCGCTGTTTTCGTTTGAAGCATTACAATGAAATACCGGATGTCCCTTTGCAAGCGGATGATTTTCACCGGATGCTCAAAACCATTGGGCAAACCGACGCGTTGCTGGTGATGCTTGTGGACCTCTTTGATGTTGAAGGAAGCTGGCTGTTGGAGAGGAATGCTTTAAGAACCAATCCGTTGCTCCTCGTCGGCAATAAGCGTGATTTATTGCCTCAGTCGGTGAATGAACGCAAGTTGAAAACTTGGCTTAAAAAAGATGCGCTGCAAAGAGGTTGGACCCCGGCAGATGTATTGTTAATGAATGCTTATAAGGGAGAAGATGTAACGGAAGTTGCCGCTCGCATGGATGAGCTCCGGCAAGGAAAAGACGTTTATATCATTGGAAGTACGAATGTAGGGAAGTCCACGTTTATCAATCAAATCATCAAACGGTTTGAAGGGGACGATGAACAGTTGATCACAACGTCAACGTTTCCGGGCACAACTTTGGCTTTCATTGACCTGCCGCTGGACGATGGGCGCAAACTTTTTGATACACCCGGTGTCATTAACCCCAAACAAATGCTGGCAAGGCTTCCGCAACGGGAAATGGCGTCTCTGCAACCGAAAAAAGAAATCAAGCCAATCGTGCATCAACTTCAATCTGAACAAACTCTATTTTTTGGCGGGCTGGCCCGTATGGATTTTATAAAGGGAGAGGACAATCATTTCGTTTGTTACTTTCCGCCTGCCTTTAAACCTCACCGCACGAAGTTAAGCGCGGCCGATGCATTGTATGAAAAACATGCGGGGGAAGACTTGTTATCCCCGCCGGAAAAACAATCGCTCACTGAAATTCCGCCTTTTAAACGGCAGTCTTTTCATATACAGCAAGAAAAAACGGACATTGTCATTCCCGGTTTGGGATGGGTAACCGTCGGGAATGCAGGTGCATTTATTGACGTTTACGTACCGGAGCATGTGGAAGTTATCATAAGAGAGGCGATTATTTGA
- a CDS encoding Na(+)/H(+) antiporter subunit C, protein MELLMSIVVGTFFMVGTYLIMTRSLIRVVVGINILSHSTHLLLLTMAGLKTGAPPLLNRGEEAFTDPLPQALILTAIVISFGVTAFTIVLAYRTYKVHRTDDLEQLRGSTNE, encoded by the coding sequence ATGGAATTGCTAATGTCCATTGTCGTTGGCACTTTTTTTATGGTCGGTACATACTTGATTATGACAAGAAGTTTGATCAGGGTCGTCGTTGGCATCAATATTTTATCCCATTCAACACACTTGTTGCTACTGACGATGGCCGGATTGAAAACCGGCGCCCCACCGCTTCTCAACCGCGGAGAAGAAGCGTTTACCGATCCGCTGCCACAAGCGCTCATTCTAACCGCCATCGTCATAAGTTTTGGGGTGACCGCTTTTACGATTGTGCTTGCTTATCGAACGTACAAAGTGCACAGAACGGATGATCTTGAACAATTAAGGGGTTCCACCAATGAATAG
- a CDS encoding Na+/H+ antiporter subunit E, whose protein sequence is MAFQILLNIAIAIFWMALQSEYTIVEFVIGYVIGVGVIFFLRRSLPQPFYLQRVWAIIKLIVLFVKELMVANFDMIRVVLSPKLNVTPGIVALHTSLKTDWEVTILSMCITLTPGTMTMDYSEDGRTLYIHCIHVKNTQDVIDDVRNNFERAIREVTK, encoded by the coding sequence ATGGCATTTCAAATTCTTTTAAATATCGCCATCGCCATTTTCTGGATGGCTCTCCAAAGCGAATACACCATCGTCGAATTCGTGATTGGCTATGTAATCGGGGTCGGAGTGATCTTTTTTCTGCGTCGTTCGCTCCCTCAACCGTTTTACTTGCAGCGCGTCTGGGCAATCATTAAGTTGATCGTCCTGTTTGTTAAAGAACTCATGGTCGCGAATTTTGATATGATTCGCGTCGTCTTGAGTCCAAAGTTAAACGTCACACCTGGAATTGTTGCCCTCCATACTAGCTTGAAAACCGATTGGGAAGTGACAATTCTTTCCATGTGCATCACCCTCACGCCCGGCACGATGACGATGGATTACTCCGAAGATGGCCGTACACTTTACATTCATTGCATTCATGTGAAGAATACGCAGGACGTGATTGATGATGTCCGCAATAACTTCGAACGAGCCATTCGGGAGGTGACGAAATAG
- the sigK gene encoding RNA polymerase sporulation sigma factor SigK: protein MSGIFTAIAYAFKEIMLFVSYVKNQAFPQPLSKEDEKKYLERMNEGDEHARNMLIEHNLRLVAHIVKKFENTNEDNEDLISIGTIGLIKGIESYSPNKGTKLATYAARCIENEILMHFRSLKKVSKDISIYEPIGADKEGNELSLMEILKEDGPDIVEDLHLKMEKRHIYESIHVLTEREREVVVARFGLGEDEERTQREIARDLGISRSYVSRIEKRALLKLFQAFYKRQKGEKH from the coding sequence ATGTCTGGCATTTTTACCGCGATTGCGTACGCGTTCAAGGAAATTATGCTGTTCGTTTCTTATGTTAAAAATCAGGCGTTTCCTCAACCTTTATCAAAGGAAGACGAAAAAAAATACCTAGAGCGCATGAACGAAGGAGATGAACATGCGCGTAACATGCTGATTGAGCATAATTTGCGTCTCGTTGCACATATTGTAAAAAAATTTGAAAACACGAATGAAGATAACGAAGATTTAATTTCCATCGGGACGATTGGACTTATTAAAGGGATTGAGAGTTATTCTCCGAATAAAGGAACGAAGCTCGCGACATATGCGGCCCGTTGTATAGAAAATGAAATTCTTATGCATTTTCGTTCCCTTAAAAAAGTAAGCAAGGACATTTCCATTTATGAGCCGATCGGGGCGGATAAAGAGGGAAACGAACTAAGTTTGATGGAGATTCTTAAAGAGGATGGACCGGATATTGTCGAAGATTTGCATCTGAAAATGGAAAAACGCCATATTTATGAAAGTATCCATGTGTTGACGGAACGGGAACGGGAAGTCGTCGTAGCTAGATTCGGACTCGGCGAAGATGAGGAACGCACGCAGCGAGAGATTGCAAGGGATCTGGGTATCTCCAGGAGCTATGTGTCGAGAATTGAAAAACGTGCTCTGTTGAAGCTGTTTCAGGCCTTCTATAAGCGTCAAAAAGGAGAGAAGCATTAA
- a CDS encoding HU family DNA-binding protein gives MNKTDLINSVAEHADLSKKEASKAVDSVFDNITDTLKQGDKVQLVGFGSFEVRERASRKGRNPQTGEEIEIPATKNPAFRPGKQLKDAVN, from the coding sequence ATGAATAAGACAGATTTAATCAATTCTGTTGCAGAACATGCCGATCTTTCCAAAAAAGAGGCTTCAAAAGCCGTAGATTCGGTATTCGACAACATCACCGACACGTTGAAACAAGGGGACAAAGTGCAACTCGTCGGCTTTGGCAGTTTTGAAGTTCGCGAACGAGCTTCCCGCAAAGGGCGTAACCCACAAACCGGCGAGGAAATTGAAATTCCGGCAACCAAAAATCCGGCATTCCGTCCCGGCAAGCAATTGAAAGACGCCGTCAATTAA
- a CDS encoding YqeG family HAD IIIA-type phosphatase, with protein sequence MLSSMMPDQFAESIYEIDREALRKKGIKGVITDLDNTLVAWDRTDATPELLEWLDDLHGEGFKVTIVSNNKKKRVRTFSEPTGVSFIHSAKKPLKRAFRRATKEMGLKKEEVAVIGDQILTDVFGGNRSGYYTILVAPVSETDKWTTKANRKIEQFIMRKRKMNRATGGERMK encoded by the coding sequence ATGTTATCTTCGATGATGCCGGATCAATTTGCCGAGAGCATCTATGAAATTGATCGGGAGGCGTTACGTAAAAAGGGCATAAAAGGAGTCATTACCGACCTTGATAATACGCTCGTTGCCTGGGACCGAACCGACGCAACACCTGAGCTATTGGAATGGCTCGACGATCTTCACGGCGAAGGGTTTAAAGTCACAATCGTGTCCAATAATAAAAAGAAACGCGTGCGAACGTTTTCCGAACCGACAGGGGTTTCTTTTATTCATTCAGCAAAAAAACCATTAAAACGTGCATTCCGACGGGCGACGAAGGAAATGGGATTGAAAAAAGAGGAAGTAGCGGTTATTGGCGATCAAATCCTTACGGATGTTTTCGGAGGAAATCGCAGCGGATATTATACGATCCTTGTCGCCCCTGTTTCGGAAACAGATAAATGGACCACAAAGGCAAATCGTAAAATTGAGCAATTTATTATGCGTAAACGTAAAATGAACCGAGCGACGGGAGGTGAACGGATGAAATGA